One window of Phycisphaeraceae bacterium genomic DNA carries:
- a CDS encoding PEP-CTERM sorting domain-containing protein — protein MRRLFPLLLGAVTGIAAISTAAPAAMSTYDFESLTANTDIAGQDNWQFRSTNYIENTQAVTGNGSNTTQVASQPITANANYSMSRVNDGSFSYPAFSNTETAAVIEFDYLDEKGRGLIGLGYDGGDSSFTLGEIALWFGVSNTALVLEQPGGVGVDHYNSTFINRGVTGNQGDWYTIRLVADFSTDTGTFYWKNLTQNDPSFTLIGSVSDLLKGTTPYDSGPTSLPATWNGMYLIMYGGNGNGPTQVDNIRIGTEEPIPEPASLALLAAGGMLVLRRKKA, from the coding sequence ATGCGTCGCTTATTCCCCCTTCTGCTTGGCGCGGTAACTGGAATCGCTGCGATATCCACCGCTGCACCTGCAGCCATGAGCACCTATGACTTCGAATCGCTGACCGCCAACACGGATATCGCCGGACAAGACAACTGGCAATTCCGCAGCACGAATTACATCGAAAATACCCAGGCCGTCACCGGCAATGGGTCCAACACGACGCAGGTCGCCAGCCAGCCTATCACCGCAAACGCGAATTACTCGATGTCTCGCGTCAACGATGGGAGCTTCAGCTACCCTGCATTTTCCAATACCGAAACCGCTGCGGTGATCGAGTTCGACTACCTGGATGAAAAGGGCAGAGGTCTTATTGGCTTGGGTTACGACGGCGGTGATTCCAGCTTCACCCTCGGCGAAATCGCTCTGTGGTTCGGGGTCAGCAACACGGCACTCGTGTTGGAGCAGCCCGGTGGTGTAGGCGTGGATCACTACAATTCCACTTTTATCAATCGTGGCGTGACCGGAAATCAGGGCGACTGGTACACCATCCGGCTCGTAGCGGACTTCAGCACTGATACCGGTACCTTTTACTGGAAGAACCTGACCCAGAACGACCCATCGTTCACCCTCATTGGCAGCGTGAGCGATCTGTTGAAGGGAACCACCCCTTACGACAGCGGCCCGACCTCGCTCCCCGCGACGTGGAACGGCATGTACCTGATCATGTATGGCGGCAACGGCAATGGCCCCACGCAGGTCGATAATATCCGTATCGGCACCGAAGAACCGATCCCCGAGCCGGCGAGCCTCGCGCTGCTGGCGGCAGGCGGGATGCTGGTGCTGAGGCGGAAGAAAGCGTAA